One Podarcis raffonei isolate rPodRaf1 chromosome 3, rPodRaf1.pri, whole genome shotgun sequence genomic region harbors:
- the MED23 gene encoding mediator of RNA polymerase II transcription subunit 23 isoform X3 has translation MFMDTPEDERTKLISCLGAFRQFWSNLSQESHEQCVQWIVRFIHSQHSPKRISFLYDCLAMAVETGLLPPRMVCESLLNSDNLEWERTQLWSLTFKLVQKIIGGVDYKGVRDLLKGILEKILTIPNTVSSAVVQQLLAAREVVAYILERNACLLPAYFAVTEIRKLYPEGKLPHWLLGNLVSDFVDSFRPTARINSICGRCSLLPVVNNSGAICNSWKLDPTTLRFPLKGLLPYDKDLFEPQTALLRYVLEQPYSRDMVCNMLGLNKQTLNIAQHKQRCPVLEDQLVDLVVYAMERSETEEKFDDGGTSQLLWQHLSSQLIFFVLFQFASFPHMVLSLHQKLAGRGLIKGRDHLMWVLLQFISGSIQKNALADFLPVMKLFDLLYPEKECIPVPDINKPQSTHAFAMTCIWIHLNRKAHSDNSKLQIPIPHSLKLHHEFLQQSLRNKSLQMNDYKIALLCNAYSTNSECFTLPMGVLVETIYGNGNMRIPLPGTNCMASGSITPLPMNLLDSLTVHAKMSLIHSIATRVIKLAHAKSSLALAPALVETYSRLLVYMEIESLGIKGFISQLLPTVFKSHAWGILHTLLEMFSYRMHHIQPHYRVQLLSNLHSLAAVAQTNQNQLHLCVESTALRLITALGSSEVQPQFTRFLNEPKTVLSAESEELNRALILTLARATHVTDFFTGSDSIQGTWCKDILQTIMSFTPHNWASHTLSCFPAPLQAFFKQNNVPQESRFNLKKNVEEEYRKWKSMINENDIITHFSMQGSPPLFLCLLWKMLLETDHINQIGYRVLERIGARALVAHVRTFADFLVYEFSTSAGGQQLNKCIEILNDMVWKYNIVTLDRLILCLAMRSHEGNEAQVCYFIIQLLLLKPNDFRNRVSEFVKDNSPEHWLQNDWHTKHMSYHKRYPEKLYFEGLAEQVNPPVQIQPQYLPIYFGNVCLRFLPVFDIVIHRFLELLPVSKSLETLLDHLGGLYKFHDRPVTYLYNTLHYYEGHLRERMNLKRKLVHAIIGSLKDNRPQGWCLSDTYLKCGMNAREDNLWIPEDIYYCKLIARLVDTMAGKSSSPFPNCDWRFNEFPNPAAHALHVTCVELMALTVPGKDVGNALLNVVLKSQPLVPRDNITAWMNAIGLIITALPEPYWIVLHERIVSVINSPSLTSETEWVGYPFQLFDFTACHQSYSEMCCSYTLALAHAVWHHSSIGQLSLIPKFLTEVLIPVVKTEFQLLYVYHLVGPFLQRFQQERTRCMLEIGVAFYEMLLEVDQCNTHLNYMDPICDFLYHVKYMFTGDSVKDQVEKIICNLRPALKLRLRFIHISKMESATVPQQSISNVSPAPQPSQVPVNVALPVTQ, from the exons ATGTTTATGGACACTCCTGAAGATGAGAGAACCAAATTGATCAGTTGCTTGGGAGCCTTTAGACAGTTCTGGAGCAATCTTTCTCAG GAATCTCATGAACAATGTGTTCAGTGGATTGTAAGGTTCATACATAGCCAGCATAGTCCTAAAAGAATTTCTTTTCTGTATGACTGTTTAGCAATGGCTGTGGAGACTGGGCTGCTTCCACCAAG GATGGTTTGTGAATCTCTGCTAAATTCTGATAACCTAGAGTGGGAAAGGACACAGCTTTGGTCTCTAACATTTAAGCTTGTCCAAAAAATAATCGGTGGTGTAGACTACAAG gGTGTGCGAGATCTTTTGAAGGGTATCCTAGAAAAAATCCTAACTATTCCCAACACAGTGAGCTCTGCTGTTGTGCAGCAACTTTTAGCAGCAAGAGAG GTAGttgcatacattttggaaagGAATGCATGTTTATTACCTGCCTACTTTGCAGTCACAGAGATCCGAAAGTTGTATCCCGAAGGAAAACTTCCACATTGG tTGTTAGGCAACCTAGTATCGGACTTCGTGGATTCCTTCAGACCTACAGCGAGAATCAATTCCATCTGTG GGCGATGTAGCCTTCTTCCTGTAGTAAATAACTCTGGTGCTATTTGCAATTCATGGAAGCTGGATCCTACAACTCTTCGTTTCCCACTGAAAGGCCTTTTGCCATATGATAAG gaTCTGTTTGAGCCCCAGACTGCTTTGTTGCGGTATGTGCTGGAGCAGCCCTATTCCAGAGATATGGTCTGCAATATGCTAGGTCTAAACAAGCAG ACCTTGAACATTGCTCAG CACAAACAGCGGTGCCCTGTGCTGGAGGACCAGCTGGTGGATCTTGTGGTCTATGCCATGGAGCGGTCAGAGACAGAGGAGAAATTCGATGACGGGGGAACCAGCCAGTTGTTGTGGCAGCACCTTTCCAGCCAGCTTATCTTCTTTGTACTTTTCCAGTTTGCAAGCTTCCCTCACATGGTCCTGTCTCTCCATCAAAAG TTAGCAGGACGAGGCCTAATCAAAGGCAGAGACCATCTGATGTGGGTATTATTACAGTTCATCTCTGGAAGCATTCAGAAAAATGCATTAGCAGACTTCCTCCCTGTTATGAAGCTTTTTGACCTCCTCTACCCAGAGAAGGAA TGTATTCCTGTACCTGATATCAACAAGCCCCAATCAACACACGCTTTTGCAATGACCTGTATCTGGATACATCTGAACAGGAAGGCTCACAGTGACAATTCTAAGCTACAAATTCCAATTCCTCATTCTCTCAAGCTTCACCATGA ATTCCTGCAACAGAGTCTAAGAAATAAAAGTTTGCAGATGAATGACTACAAGATTGCCCTGTTGTGCAATGCTTATTCCACCAATTCAGAATGCTTCACGTTGCCTATGGGTGTTCTAGTGGAAACTATTTACGgaaatggcaacatgagaatacCTCTCCCAGGAACCAATTGTATGGCTTCAGGATCCATCACACCTTTGCCAATGAACCTCTTGGATTCACTGACGGTTCATGCCAAGATGAG CCTCATTCACAGCATAGCTACCAGAGTGATCAAACTGGCCCATGCGAAATCTAGCTTAGCCTTGGCTCCAGCCCTTGTGGAAACATATAGTCGCTTGCTGGTTTATATGGAAATAGAATCCCTAGGCATCAAAGGTTTTATAA gCCAACTGCTACCCACTGTTTTTAAGTCTCATGCTTGGGGTATCTTGCATACTCTCCTGGAGATGTTCAGCTATCGCATGCACCATATCCAACCTCATTACAGAGTCCAGCTGCTCAGTAACCTTCATTCCTTAGCCGCTGTGGCACAGACTAATCAGAACCAGCTTCATCTGTG CGTTGAAAGCACTGCTCTGCGACTGATTACTGCTCTGGGTAGCTCTGAGGTCCAGCCACAATTCACCCGCTTCCTTAATGAACCCAAGACAGTCCTTTCAGCAGAATCGGAGGAACTTAACAGAGCACTTATTTTGACTCTAGCAAGAGCAACGCATGTCACAG ATTTTTTCACAGGGTCGGATTCCATTCAGGGCACTTGGTGCAAGGATATACTGCAGACCATCATGAGCTTTACTCCCCATAACTGGGCTTCACACACCTTGAGCTGTTTTCCGGCTCCACTTcag GCATTCTTCAAACAAAATAATGTACCTCAAGAGAGCCGCTTTAACCTGAAGAAAAACGTGGAAGAGGAGTACCGAAAATGGAAGTCCATGATCAATGAGAATGACATCATCACCCACTTCTCcatgcagggctccccacccctcTTCCTTTGTCTCCTCTGGAAGATGCTTCTGGAGACTGATCACATTAACCAAATTGGTTACAG GGTATTGGAAAGAATCGGAGCCAGAGCTCTGGTGGCTCATGTAAGGACATTTGCAGATTTCTTGGTCTATGAATTTTCCACATCAGCTGGGGGCCAGCAGCTCAATAAGTGTATTGAGATTCTCAATGACATGGTGTGGAAATACAACATTGTGACACTGGACCGGTTGATTTTATGTTTG GCAATGCGCAGTCATGAGGGCAACGAAGCCCAAGTGTGCTACTTCATCATTCAGTTGCTCTTACTGAAACCTAATGATTTCCGAAACCGAGTAAGTGAATTTGTGAAAGACAACTCCCCAGAGCATTGGCTGCAGAATGACTGGCATACGAAACACATGTCTTATCACAAG AGGTATCCTGAAAAGTTATATTTTGAAGGGTTAGCAGAGCAAGTCAACCCTCCAGTACAAATCCAGCCCCAATACTTGCCAATATACTTTGGAAATGTGTGTCTCCGTTTCCTGCCAGTATTTGACATTGTGATTCACAGATTTCTGGAACTCCTTCCAGTGTCCAAATCACTGGAGACTTTACTAGATCATCTAGGAGGCTTATACAAATTCCATG ATCGTCCAGTGACCTACCTGTACAACACTCTTCACTACTATGAGGGGCACCTCCGGGAGAGGATGAACCTGAAACGAAAGCTCGTCCATGCCATCATTGGCTCCCTCAAAGACAATCGGCCACAAGGGTGGTGCTTAAGTGATACTTACCTCAAATGTGGTATGAATGCACGAGAAGATAACCTGTGGAttcctgaagatatttattaTTGCAAATTGATTGCAAGACTGGTTgaca CGATGGCTGGCAAATCATCTAGCCCATTCCCCAACTGTGACTGGAGGTTCAATGAATTTCCCAACCCAGCTGCCCACGCTCTCCATGTTACCTGTGTCGAACTCATGGCATTGACTGTGCCAGGAAAGGATGTGGGCAATGCCCTCCTCAATGTTGTGCTGAAAAG TCAGCCTTTAGTACCCAGAGACAATATCACAGCTTGGATGAACGCAATTGGACTCATCATCACTGCGTTACCT GAGCCCTACTGGATTGTCCTTCACGAACGGATTGTGAGTGTTATCAACAGTCCTAGCTTGACTTCGGAGACCGAATGGGTTGGTTACCCATtccagctgtttgacttcacagCTTGCCATCAGTCTTACTCAGAGATGTGCTGTAGCTACACTCTGGCATTGGCACATGCGGTCTGGCACCATTCAAGCATTGGCCAACTTTCCCTCATTCCAAA GTTTCTCACTGAAGTATTGATACCAGTAGTAAAGACAGAATTTCAGTTACTCTACGTGTATCACCTGGTTGGTCCATTCCTACAGCGGTTCCAGCAGGAGAGGACAAGGTGCATGCTAGAG ATTGGAGTAGCTTTTTATGAAATGCTTCTGGAAGTGGACCAATGCAACACACATCTCAACTACATGGATCCGATATGTGATTTCCTGTATCATGTGAAGTACATGTTTACTGGAGACAGTGTAAAAGACCAA GTTGAAAAGATTATTTGCAACCTGAGGCCTGCTTTGAAGCTTCGTCTGCGCTTCATACACATCAGCAAGATGGAGTCTGCAACTGTACCTCAGCAATCCATAAGCAATGTGTCTCCAGCACCTCAGCCTAGCCAGGTCCCTGTGAACGTGGCCTTGCCAGTGACACAATAG
- the MED23 gene encoding mediator of RNA polymerase II transcription subunit 23 isoform X2: protein MAVPMETQLQSIFEEVVKTEVIEEAFPGMFMDTPEDERTKLISCLGAFRQFWSNLSQESHEQCVQWIVRFIHSQHSPKRISFLYDCLAMAVETGLLPPRMVCESLLNSDNLEWERTQLWSLTFKLVQKIIGGVDYKGVRDLLKGILEKILTIPNTVSSAVVQQLLAAREVVAYILERNACLLPAYFAVTEIRKLYPEGKLPHWLLGNLVSDFVDSFRPTARINSICGRCSLLPVVNNSGAICNSWKLDPTTLRFPLKGLLPYDKDLFEPQTALLRYVLEQPYSRDMVCNMLGLNKQHKQRCPVLEDQLVDLVVYAMERSETEEKFDDGGTSQLLWQHLSSQLIFFVLFQFASFPHMVLSLHQKLAGRGLIKGRDHLMWVLLQFISGSIQKNALADFLPVMKLFDLLYPEKECIPVPDINKPQSTHAFAMTCIWIHLNRKAHSDNSKLQIPIPHSLKLHHEFLQQSLRNKSLQMNDYKIALLCNAYSTNSECFTLPMGVLVETIYGNGNMRIPLPGTNCMASGSITPLPMNLLDSLTVHAKMSLIHSIATRVIKLAHAKSSLALAPALVETYSRLLVYMEIESLGIKGFISQLLPTVFKSHAWGILHTLLEMFSYRMHHIQPHYRVQLLSNLHSLAAVAQTNQNQLHLCVESTALRLITALGSSEVQPQFTRFLNEPKTVLSAESEELNRALILTLARATHVTDFFTGSDSIQGTWCKDILQTIMSFTPHNWASHTLSCFPAPLQAFFKQNNVPQESRFNLKKNVEEEYRKWKSMINENDIITHFSMQGSPPLFLCLLWKMLLETDHINQIGYRVLERIGARALVAHVRTFADFLVYEFSTSAGGQQLNKCIEILNDMVWKYNIVTLDRLILCLAMRSHEGNEAQVCYFIIQLLLLKPNDFRNRVSEFVKDNSPEHWLQNDWHTKHMSYHKRYPEKLYFEGLAEQVNPPVQIQPQYLPIYFGNVCLRFLPVFDIVIHRFLELLPVSKSLETLLDHLGGLYKFHDRPVTYLYNTLHYYEGHLRERMNLKRKLVHAIIGSLKDNRPQGWCLSDTYLKCGMNAREDNLWIPEDIYYCKLIARLVDTMAGKSSSPFPNCDWRFNEFPNPAAHALHVTCVELMALTVPGKDVGNALLNVVLKSQPLVPRDNITAWMNAIGLIITALPEPYWIVLHERIVSVINSPSLTSETEWVGYPFQLFDFTACHQSYSEMCCSYTLALAHAVWHHSSIGQLSLIPKFLTEVLIPVVKTEFQLLYVYHLVGPFLQRFQQERTRCMLEIGVAFYEMLLEVDQCNTHLNYMDPICDFLYHVKYMFTGDSVKDQVEKIICNLRPALKLRLRFIHISKMESATVPQQSISNVSPAPQPSQVPVNVALPVTQ, encoded by the exons ATGGCGGTCCCGATGGAGACGCAGCTGCAGAGCATCTTTGAGGAGGTGGTG aAAACAGAGGTCATAGAGGAAGCCTTTCCTGG CATGTTTATGGACACTCCTGAAGATGAGAGAACCAAATTGATCAGTTGCTTGGGAGCCTTTAGACAGTTCTGGAGCAATCTTTCTCAG GAATCTCATGAACAATGTGTTCAGTGGATTGTAAGGTTCATACATAGCCAGCATAGTCCTAAAAGAATTTCTTTTCTGTATGACTGTTTAGCAATGGCTGTGGAGACTGGGCTGCTTCCACCAAG GATGGTTTGTGAATCTCTGCTAAATTCTGATAACCTAGAGTGGGAAAGGACACAGCTTTGGTCTCTAACATTTAAGCTTGTCCAAAAAATAATCGGTGGTGTAGACTACAAG gGTGTGCGAGATCTTTTGAAGGGTATCCTAGAAAAAATCCTAACTATTCCCAACACAGTGAGCTCTGCTGTTGTGCAGCAACTTTTAGCAGCAAGAGAG GTAGttgcatacattttggaaagGAATGCATGTTTATTACCTGCCTACTTTGCAGTCACAGAGATCCGAAAGTTGTATCCCGAAGGAAAACTTCCACATTGG tTGTTAGGCAACCTAGTATCGGACTTCGTGGATTCCTTCAGACCTACAGCGAGAATCAATTCCATCTGTG GGCGATGTAGCCTTCTTCCTGTAGTAAATAACTCTGGTGCTATTTGCAATTCATGGAAGCTGGATCCTACAACTCTTCGTTTCCCACTGAAAGGCCTTTTGCCATATGATAAG gaTCTGTTTGAGCCCCAGACTGCTTTGTTGCGGTATGTGCTGGAGCAGCCCTATTCCAGAGATATGGTCTGCAATATGCTAGGTCTAAACAAGCAG CACAAACAGCGGTGCCCTGTGCTGGAGGACCAGCTGGTGGATCTTGTGGTCTATGCCATGGAGCGGTCAGAGACAGAGGAGAAATTCGATGACGGGGGAACCAGCCAGTTGTTGTGGCAGCACCTTTCCAGCCAGCTTATCTTCTTTGTACTTTTCCAGTTTGCAAGCTTCCCTCACATGGTCCTGTCTCTCCATCAAAAG TTAGCAGGACGAGGCCTAATCAAAGGCAGAGACCATCTGATGTGGGTATTATTACAGTTCATCTCTGGAAGCATTCAGAAAAATGCATTAGCAGACTTCCTCCCTGTTATGAAGCTTTTTGACCTCCTCTACCCAGAGAAGGAA TGTATTCCTGTACCTGATATCAACAAGCCCCAATCAACACACGCTTTTGCAATGACCTGTATCTGGATACATCTGAACAGGAAGGCTCACAGTGACAATTCTAAGCTACAAATTCCAATTCCTCATTCTCTCAAGCTTCACCATGA ATTCCTGCAACAGAGTCTAAGAAATAAAAGTTTGCAGATGAATGACTACAAGATTGCCCTGTTGTGCAATGCTTATTCCACCAATTCAGAATGCTTCACGTTGCCTATGGGTGTTCTAGTGGAAACTATTTACGgaaatggcaacatgagaatacCTCTCCCAGGAACCAATTGTATGGCTTCAGGATCCATCACACCTTTGCCAATGAACCTCTTGGATTCACTGACGGTTCATGCCAAGATGAG CCTCATTCACAGCATAGCTACCAGAGTGATCAAACTGGCCCATGCGAAATCTAGCTTAGCCTTGGCTCCAGCCCTTGTGGAAACATATAGTCGCTTGCTGGTTTATATGGAAATAGAATCCCTAGGCATCAAAGGTTTTATAA gCCAACTGCTACCCACTGTTTTTAAGTCTCATGCTTGGGGTATCTTGCATACTCTCCTGGAGATGTTCAGCTATCGCATGCACCATATCCAACCTCATTACAGAGTCCAGCTGCTCAGTAACCTTCATTCCTTAGCCGCTGTGGCACAGACTAATCAGAACCAGCTTCATCTGTG CGTTGAAAGCACTGCTCTGCGACTGATTACTGCTCTGGGTAGCTCTGAGGTCCAGCCACAATTCACCCGCTTCCTTAATGAACCCAAGACAGTCCTTTCAGCAGAATCGGAGGAACTTAACAGAGCACTTATTTTGACTCTAGCAAGAGCAACGCATGTCACAG ATTTTTTCACAGGGTCGGATTCCATTCAGGGCACTTGGTGCAAGGATATACTGCAGACCATCATGAGCTTTACTCCCCATAACTGGGCTTCACACACCTTGAGCTGTTTTCCGGCTCCACTTcag GCATTCTTCAAACAAAATAATGTACCTCAAGAGAGCCGCTTTAACCTGAAGAAAAACGTGGAAGAGGAGTACCGAAAATGGAAGTCCATGATCAATGAGAATGACATCATCACCCACTTCTCcatgcagggctccccacccctcTTCCTTTGTCTCCTCTGGAAGATGCTTCTGGAGACTGATCACATTAACCAAATTGGTTACAG GGTATTGGAAAGAATCGGAGCCAGAGCTCTGGTGGCTCATGTAAGGACATTTGCAGATTTCTTGGTCTATGAATTTTCCACATCAGCTGGGGGCCAGCAGCTCAATAAGTGTATTGAGATTCTCAATGACATGGTGTGGAAATACAACATTGTGACACTGGACCGGTTGATTTTATGTTTG GCAATGCGCAGTCATGAGGGCAACGAAGCCCAAGTGTGCTACTTCATCATTCAGTTGCTCTTACTGAAACCTAATGATTTCCGAAACCGAGTAAGTGAATTTGTGAAAGACAACTCCCCAGAGCATTGGCTGCAGAATGACTGGCATACGAAACACATGTCTTATCACAAG AGGTATCCTGAAAAGTTATATTTTGAAGGGTTAGCAGAGCAAGTCAACCCTCCAGTACAAATCCAGCCCCAATACTTGCCAATATACTTTGGAAATGTGTGTCTCCGTTTCCTGCCAGTATTTGACATTGTGATTCACAGATTTCTGGAACTCCTTCCAGTGTCCAAATCACTGGAGACTTTACTAGATCATCTAGGAGGCTTATACAAATTCCATG ATCGTCCAGTGACCTACCTGTACAACACTCTTCACTACTATGAGGGGCACCTCCGGGAGAGGATGAACCTGAAACGAAAGCTCGTCCATGCCATCATTGGCTCCCTCAAAGACAATCGGCCACAAGGGTGGTGCTTAAGTGATACTTACCTCAAATGTGGTATGAATGCACGAGAAGATAACCTGTGGAttcctgaagatatttattaTTGCAAATTGATTGCAAGACTGGTTgaca CGATGGCTGGCAAATCATCTAGCCCATTCCCCAACTGTGACTGGAGGTTCAATGAATTTCCCAACCCAGCTGCCCACGCTCTCCATGTTACCTGTGTCGAACTCATGGCATTGACTGTGCCAGGAAAGGATGTGGGCAATGCCCTCCTCAATGTTGTGCTGAAAAG TCAGCCTTTAGTACCCAGAGACAATATCACAGCTTGGATGAACGCAATTGGACTCATCATCACTGCGTTACCT GAGCCCTACTGGATTGTCCTTCACGAACGGATTGTGAGTGTTATCAACAGTCCTAGCTTGACTTCGGAGACCGAATGGGTTGGTTACCCATtccagctgtttgacttcacagCTTGCCATCAGTCTTACTCAGAGATGTGCTGTAGCTACACTCTGGCATTGGCACATGCGGTCTGGCACCATTCAAGCATTGGCCAACTTTCCCTCATTCCAAA GTTTCTCACTGAAGTATTGATACCAGTAGTAAAGACAGAATTTCAGTTACTCTACGTGTATCACCTGGTTGGTCCATTCCTACAGCGGTTCCAGCAGGAGAGGACAAGGTGCATGCTAGAG ATTGGAGTAGCTTTTTATGAAATGCTTCTGGAAGTGGACCAATGCAACACACATCTCAACTACATGGATCCGATATGTGATTTCCTGTATCATGTGAAGTACATGTTTACTGGAGACAGTGTAAAAGACCAA GTTGAAAAGATTATTTGCAACCTGAGGCCTGCTTTGAAGCTTCGTCTGCGCTTCATACACATCAGCAAGATGGAGTCTGCAACTGTACCTCAGCAATCCATAAGCAATGTGTCTCCAGCACCTCAGCCTAGCCAGGTCCCTGTGAACGTGGCCTTGCCAGTGACACAATAG